The following are encoded together in the Picrophilus oshimae DSM 9789 genome:
- a CDS encoding arginase family protein — protein sequence MSFNDPRVLKFSEVNKNSENPDIVITGVPYDGVIISHRRGARYGPERIREIMNSYSSYCTDHNVDLNSLKILDAGNIDVNFIDYNIEKIKDDYYNIIKKYNSRFIAMGGDHSITEGLFKSVCKLNKKTGMILFDAHHDIRDPWRVNSGSWGK from the coding sequence ATGAGTTTTAATGACCCAAGGGTTTTAAAATTTTCTGAAGTTAATAAAAACAGTGAAAATCCAGATATTGTTATAACAGGTGTTCCATACGATGGTGTAATTATATCGCATAGAAGGGGTGCAAGATACGGCCCTGAGAGGATAAGAGAGATTATGAATTCATATTCAAGCTACTGCACCGATCATAACGTTGATCTTAACTCATTGAAAATACTTGATGCTGGGAATATCGATGTTAATTTTATAGATTATAACATTGAAAAAATAAAAGATGATTATTATAATATTATAAAAAAATACAATTCAAGGTTCATTGCCATGGGCGGGGATCATTCAATAACAGAGGGACTATTTAAATCAGTATGTAAATTAAATAAAAAAACTGGAATGATCCTATTCGATGCACACCATGATATAAGGGATCCATGGAGGGTGAACTCAGGTTCCTGGGGGAAATAA
- a CDS encoding arginase family protein — MLKDNGGCLDGRNFVQIGVHGFKYSKYYYNKINDLKISYFTALNVLDYGIDAIIKKALEIIDADIIYLSLDIDVIDQAYAPGVSAASPGGLTPREIFKAMYLLGLNKKVRFMDLTEYSPPLDHDDITGRVAAEALLHFMCGASKS, encoded by the coding sequence ATCTTAAAAGATAACGGCGGCTGCCTTGACGGGCGTAATTTTGTCCAGATAGGCGTTCACGGTTTTAAATATTCAAAGTATTATTATAATAAAATTAATGATTTAAAAATAAGCTATTTCACCGCTTTGAATGTTCTTGATTATGGTATTGACGCCATAATAAAGAAGGCCCTTGAAATTATTGATGCAGATATTATATATCTAAGCCTGGATATTGATGTAATTGATCAGGCATATGCACCTGGTGTAAGTGCCGCCTCTCCTGGAGGCCTGACACCAAGGGAAATCTTTAAAGCAATGTACCTTCTTGGATTAAACAAAAAGGTAAGATTTATGGATTTAACAGAGTACTCGCCACCACTTGATCATGATGACATAACAGGAAGGGTCGCTGCAGAGGCACTACTTCATTTTATGTGTGGTGCATCTAAATCCTGA